The following are from one region of the Mycolicibacterium diernhoferi genome:
- a CDS encoding aminoglycoside phosphotransferase family protein — protein sequence MIELPAAVRAMSARGPQWQTWVDGLPKSVAGQLDDWDLVPDGAALHGFCSVVLPVRTGDGVPAMLKVAFPDDESEHEHLALRRWDGNGTVRLLGANPYRRAMLLERLQARSLDDVWDLEACEVVAGLYRRIHVPALPQLRRLADFVRTGNADLAALPRSAALPHRLVEQALSLGADLVTDTGAADTIVHGDLHYDNVLASEREPWLVIDPKPMAGDPHYEIAPMLWNRWDELSGYVRDGVRRRFHTLVDAAGFDVDRARAWVIVRMMHNAMWELTENTGGGRAPNSAWLTTCVAVAKAVQD from the coding sequence GTGATCGAGCTGCCCGCCGCGGTCCGCGCCATGAGTGCCCGCGGGCCGCAGTGGCAGACGTGGGTGGACGGTCTGCCGAAGTCGGTGGCCGGCCAGCTCGACGACTGGGATCTGGTGCCCGACGGCGCAGCACTGCACGGTTTCTGCTCGGTCGTGCTGCCGGTACGCACCGGCGACGGTGTGCCCGCCATGCTCAAGGTCGCGTTCCCCGACGACGAATCCGAGCACGAGCATCTTGCGCTGCGACGCTGGGACGGCAACGGCACGGTGCGGCTGTTGGGCGCCAATCCGTACCGGCGGGCGATGTTGTTGGAACGTCTGCAGGCCCGCAGCCTCGACGATGTCTGGGATCTGGAGGCCTGTGAGGTCGTAGCGGGGCTGTACCGCCGGATCCATGTGCCCGCGCTGCCGCAACTGCGCCGGCTCGCCGACTTCGTCCGGACCGGGAACGCCGACCTGGCCGCACTGCCGCGCAGCGCTGCCCTGCCGCACCGGCTGGTGGAACAGGCGCTGTCGTTGGGTGCCGATCTGGTGACGGACACCGGGGCCGCCGACACCATCGTCCACGGGGACCTGCACTACGACAACGTGCTGGCATCCGAGCGGGAACCGTGGCTGGTGATCGACCCGAAACCGATGGCCGGCGACCCGCACTACGAGATCGCCCCGATGCTGTGGAACCGCTGGGACGAGCTGTCCGGTTACGTCCGCGACGGTGTGCGACGGCGGTTCCACACGCTCGTCGACGCCGCCGGATTCGACGTCGACCGGGCCCGGGCCTGGGTGATCGTGCGGATGATGCACAACGCGATGTGGGAGCTCACCGAGAACACCGGGGGT